From one Streptomyces mobaraensis genomic stretch:
- a CDS encoding 5-carboxymethyl-2-hydroxymuconate Delta-isomerase, with product MPHFAVDYSASLAGAFDRRAFALALHPLTARVLDTAATNCKTRFRRCEEVVVADGLPGQSLVHVEVAVLPGRTDEAKAALSEAVLALVREHTAGAEGVVHASVNVGELSASYRRHIGAAGA from the coding sequence ATGCCGCACTTCGCCGTCGACTACTCCGCTTCCCTGGCCGGCGCCTTCGACCGGCGCGCCTTCGCCCTGGCCCTCCACCCGCTGACCGCCCGCGTCCTGGACACCGCCGCGACCAACTGCAAGACGCGGTTCCGCCGCTGCGAGGAGGTCGTGGTGGCGGACGGGCTGCCGGGGCAGTCGCTGGTGCACGTCGAGGTGGCGGTGCTGCCCGGGCGTACGGACGAGGCGAAGGCCGCGCTGAGCGAGGCGGTGCTGGCACTGGTGCGGGAGCACACGGCGGGGGCGGAGGGAGTGGTGCACGCGTCGGTGAACGTGGGCGAGCTGAGCGCTTCCTACCGTCGGCACATCGGGGCGGCGGGCGCCTGA
- a CDS encoding ArsR family transcriptional regulator — protein sequence MLRVHLTADDLTRVRFAPRPAPLQELNAALSMLVRPRDALLFGRWRQRLLRALPPAAEPLADLVPLGAAPRFLDVFHDTLADGLDAVRAAPDLVRPELERVHGGRPPTPWVRGLHADDPAAWRLLRRAQRAAFDTVLAPVWPLVQDLHRAEFTRHAVTAAEQGTGAALAALVPGGRLRGTVWELPSPVDRDLRPAGRGLLLLPTFHWTGHPLVADLPDGPLALTYPAGPGLPLDPAAAEGPAEPLTAVLGRTRHEALLLLADEHTTTGLARRLGVSNATASAHAAALRGAGLVASVRRGRAVVHRRTALGELLVRR from the coding sequence TTGCTCCGCGTCCACTTGACGGCGGACGACCTCACCCGGGTGCGGTTCGCGCCCCGCCCGGCCCCGCTCCAGGAGCTCAACGCGGCCCTGAGCATGCTCGTCCGGCCGCGCGACGCGCTGCTGTTCGGCCGGTGGCGGCAGCGGCTCCTCCGCGCCCTGCCGCCCGCCGCCGAACCGCTCGCGGACCTGGTGCCCCTCGGAGCGGCGCCCCGCTTCCTCGACGTCTTCCACGACACCCTCGCCGACGGGCTGGACGCCGTCCGGGCCGCCCCGGACCTGGTCCGCCCGGAGCTGGAACGCGTCCACGGCGGACGCCCGCCGACGCCGTGGGTGCGCGGGCTGCACGCGGACGACCCCGCCGCGTGGCGGCTCCTGCGCCGGGCCCAGCGGGCGGCCTTCGACACCGTCCTCGCCCCGGTCTGGCCGCTGGTCCAGGACCTGCACCGGGCCGAGTTCACCCGCCACGCGGTGACCGCCGCCGAGCAGGGCACCGGCGCGGCGCTCGCCGCCCTGGTCCCGGGCGGTCGACTGCGCGGAACCGTCTGGGAACTGCCGTCCCCCGTCGACCGCGACCTCCGCCCGGCCGGCCGCGGCCTGCTCCTCCTGCCCACCTTCCACTGGACGGGCCACCCGCTCGTCGCCGACCTCCCCGACGGCCCGCTCGCCCTCACCTACCCGGCCGGCCCCGGCCTGCCGCTCGACCCCGCCGCGGCGGAGGGCCCGGCCGAGCCGCTGACCGCCGTACTCGGCCGGACCCGCCACGAAGCCCTGCTCCTGCTGGCGGACGAACACACCACGACCGGCCTCGCCCGCCGGCTGGGCGTCAGCAACGCCACGGCCTCCGCCCACGCCGCCGCCCTGCGCGGCGCGGGCCTGGTCGCCTCGGTCCGCCGGGGCCGGGCGGTGGTCCACCGCCGGACGGCGCTGGGGGAGCTGCTGGTACGGCGGTGA